The Candidatus Zymogenaceae bacterium region TTCTGTTCCGGCGATGAAGTGATCCCGCCGTCCTCGGATTTCGGTGTACTCATCCCCAGTGATCCTCTCCTTTTTCGTTTTTTCGCCGGTCCCTCACAAGACACGGCGGTATTTTATAGAACATCCTGCGGCTTCATTGCCTGTACCGGACCGCAACAATCACATCGGCATCCGGTTTCAATTTAGCTAACAGAGTACTTTGTATTACAAAGTACTCTGTATCTTAAATACCACTCCCCTCCTCCGGTGTCAAGAAAAATCAAACACACAATGGCATTTTTTTAATCTTATTTCTTTTAGAATAACAGCGAGAAAAAATGTTCGGACCGTCTTTTGTGGAATCGGTTTCAGGAAGGTGTGGATGAAATGGTAGTGCAGTCGGGGATTCGCCCGCCTACTAAAAGTCTATGAGGCGGGAGAGCAGCAGATACCACCCGACGCACATCGCCAGGACGGCCAGGACGATCGACACCCAGCGGAGCAGCGGATGCACGGACTTTTTCGGCGGCGGTTTTCCCGTGGTGTCTCGTCGTGCCAGAATCGTTAAAACCGCCTCGGCACAGTAGAAGAAGAACTTGAGGGTGACGAACGCCAACAATATCGAGGCGATCAGGCGAACACTGACATCCGGATTTCGCCCGATGACGGGCGCCGCGAGGACGGCCACCATGGCGACCCCCGCAACCGCCCCCAGGGTGGCCAACACGATCAACAGTAATCGAATGTCTTCCGGCAGTTTCATGGATAGGGACCCATCCTGACCGACCCCCTGCCTCCCCCCTCCCTTCTTTCCCTTCACCACGATCCCCCATGGGGCGCCGCCTCCCTCCTTGACCGGATCGGGAGAGGGGTCTATACTACATGGATATGAAAACCATCGTACAGACCTACAGCGGCCACAAGGCGGACGAGAGGCCGGTGAGTTTTACCCTCGATAACAGAGTCTACCGGGTCGTGAAGATCGTCGACCGTTACTATAACCCGGACGAAGATATCTTCAAGGTCACCGCCGACGACGGCAACGTCTATATCCTGGGCCACTTCCGGGAGGACGATCACTGGGAGCTGAAAGCCTTTTACCGCCCCTGAGCGATTCACGGTCACCGCCGCCGACGGCGCCTCCGTCCCGGGCCGCATTCGGGAGGACGGTCGATGGGGGCTCTTGCCCCCCCCACAGCCCCCCAAAATAGCATACTCCCGCCCCCCCGTTTCTTCAACGCGGGCGGACAACAGACACCGCCATCCCCGACGTCCCCTCTCCTTTTTACTTCTCCTTCTCCTCGTAGGTCCGCTCGAAATATTCGATCTTGTACTGGGACCGGGGGAGCGTCTGGGGCTCAATCATCGTGATAATCGGACTGAATACGAGCTTCTGCTTGATGGTCTGCTTGATCTCGGATGCCAGCGCCTCCAGGTCCGATTCCTTCACGCCTTCGGCGTACTCCACCTTTATCTCCAGGTTCGTTCCGACGGCCGGCCCGGGTTCGTTGAGAACGATGCGCATCTCTCCGGTGGTACGGGGAATGAACGACGATATCACATCCTTCACCGCGGCGGGGAAGACGTTCACTCCTTTCACCTTGAGCATATCATCCGACCTACCAATGATGTGAAACCGCATGGAGGTACGGCCGCAGCGACATTTCTCGACATAGGCTCGGACCATATCCCGGCAGCGATACCTGATGACCGGAGTCGCCTCACGACGGATGGTGGTATAGACGATCTCACCTTCCACGCCGTCTTCGAGCTCTTTTCGCTCCAGGGTCACCGGATCGATGATTTCCGCCGTGACGGCGCCTGCCCCACACAGGTGCAGGCCCGAAAGCGCGTCGCACTCGCTGGCCAGATCCGCCGCCACGTCCGCCAGCCCGTAGTAATTCCTGGCCGTAATCCCCCAGGTCTCTTCTATCGTGGCCCTGTCCTCTTCGGTCAGGGCCTCACCCGCCATGAATCCCTTGGTGAATCCCATGTCCCGGGGATTCATCTTGAGGGTGTCCTTCACGTACTCGGCGAGAAACACCGTGGCCGACGGTGTGGCGAAGAGCACCGTGGGACGAAACTCAATAATCAAATCAAACAGCTTTTCCAGCCCCGAGCTCCCCAGGGGGGCGGGGATCACACAGAATCCCATCGCCTCGGCGGAGACGCTCTCGGACAGTCCCCCCACAAACAGGGTGAAATTGGCTGGATTGATGAAGGAGTCCCCGGGACGGATGCCGCCGGTGTAGGCGTGCCGGGCGAAGAGCTCGCACCAGAGATCCGCATCGGCTCTGGTCAATCCGATATAGAGGGGCCGTCCCGTGGTGCCGCTGGTGCCCTGGATGCGCACCAGGTCCTCTTTCGCGCAGCATCGGTGCCCCCCCAGGCCTCCCAGCGCCTCCTGGGTTTTTCTCAGGTCGTCCTTTGTGGTGAAGGGAAACTTCCCCAAATCCTCCATTGAAGAAAAGTCTTTCGGACCCACCCCCGCCTCACCCCATTTCTCCCGATAAAAGGGAGAGTGCTCATGGATGTAAAGAAGCTCCTCCTTCAACAGCCCCTCCTCCAGCTTTTGAAGCTTTTTGGGGGGCATTGTCTCCATTTCCTTGTTCCAGTATGTAGAGTCGGCCATGTGCACCTCGAAAGAACCTGTGATAATCGTGTTTCACTATTGGATGTAACGGTTATGTGTTGTTCGATATTCCCCCGGACTTCTTCCTGGCAACGAAGATATAATAGAGAAGTCCCGCCATCGCCAATCCGAAGAAGAGTACCGTTCCCAGCACCTCCTTGTCTTCGATGAGCATGTACACGGCAAACAGCTCCGCCAGGACCGCTCCAAAGATGGCAAGCCCCCCCAGAAGCCGCGCCGCGGGCATCCGATAGGGCCGCTCCATGTCCGGCTCTTTCTTGCGGAGGACGAACAGCGAAATGCACACCAGAATATACGCCACCAAGATCGCCGCCGAGGCGACTTGGAACAATGTTAAGAGGAAGTCAAAGAAGCAGCCAAAAAGGCCCAGTATCGTCAGAACAATGATACCCACCGCCGGTGTGCCGTATTTCGGGTGGATCTTACCGAGGGCCGCGGGCAGCACCCCTTCCCGGGCCATTCCGAGCATCAGCCGGGAGGAGCCGATCATGAAGGCGTTGAGGGTGGTAATCAATCCCATTAACCCCGCAACGATGACGATCGTTGCGCCGACGGTGCCGATGGTTTTCTGCGCGATGGGCAGGATCGGCACTTCTTCGGTGGACGCGGCGATCGTCTCGTAGGGAACGACGCCCGCGGAGACGAAGAAAACGCCCGCGTAAAAAATCAGCACGAATATGACGGACAGGGGAATGAGGAAAACCACCTTCCTGATGGGGGATCGTATCTCCTCGGCGGCCTGGGGCACCACGTCAAATCCCATAAAGGCGAGCATTGCGATGGGCACCATCATGAACATGCCGGCGACGCCCTTTTCAAAAAAATTGCCGCCGTAGTTCGCCATATCCACGTGGGGGATCCCCCCGATGACATAGGCGGCGATGCCGCCGAACAGGACAAGTGTAAAAATAAGCTGGGCGATGGCCGAAATGCGTATGCCGATGTAATTAACGAGACCGAAAAAGACGGCGACCACCACACCGACGATGATCATCGCCAGCGGTGGGAAGGTATAGCTCCCCACGGTGAGTATCCCGGCCTCAAGCCATGCCTCGGGCATCAGAGATCCGGCCACCTTGGAAAAGATGATAACTTCTGCGGGCATCATGGATGAATACGCGATAATAAGAAACCACCCGGTAATGAAGCTGGCGAATTTCCCCAGAGCCCGGCGGGTGTAATGATACTCGCCGCCGGCGAAGGGCATGGCGGCGCAGAGCTCGGCATAACACAGACCGATCAAAACCGAAAAGAGCGCGGCCAATAGCGCCGAAAGCAGAATGGCCGGTCCGGCGTACGCAAACAGGGCGTTGATGATGGTCGCCCACGCCATCCCCACCATGGCGCCGGTAATGAGGGTAAATACGGTTACCAAGGTCAAGCCCCGGACCAGCGTACCTTTCTCCTGGTTCATGTTCTCCTCCTGTCGTGTATAAACATGGTATGAATAATAACGATCTCTCCTATGCGAAACCGAACCCGGCAAGCCATCGTCACGTACCGGCCGCTTTCACGTCTCAATTCGTCACATGCGCATCAATATGATTTTAATATCAAAATTAAACGAAGACGACACACGACTTCACCGTGATACAGGAGACGGGAGATATCGACTCAGTCGATCCCTTTCACATCAACCTTTAGAAGCTTCGCCGTGTTTTTCCAGAACCATTTTTCCTGCACCTCCGGCTTGAGGTTCAGGTTTTTCACGTCACCCACGGCGTCGTGAAACATCACCAGAGGCCAGGCCGTGGAAAAGAGTATCTTGTCCTGAAGCAGCGTGTTTCCGTAGTGAACCAGTGGCGCCCAGCCTGTCTCGACCATCCCCATATATTTCGGACGGATGCCGGAGATATCGGCATAGACGTTGGCATGGCGCCACAAGACCGCCACCATTTCCGTTACCCAGGGCCACCCTGCGTGCCCTGCAACAATCTTCAGGTCCGGAAACATCACCGCAACACGATCGAGGATCAGGGGTCTTCCGAACTCCATGGGGATGACGTGGGAGAAATTGAGGGAGGTATGAACCCAGATGGGGATATCCAGATCGATGCACGCCTCATAGATCGGGTAATATTTTTTGTCGTCCGTAAAGAGGTTATGCTCCCAGGGGGCGA contains the following coding sequences:
- a CDS encoding amino acid permease is translated as MNQEKGTLVRGLTLVTVFTLITGAMVGMAWATIINALFAYAGPAILLSALLAALFSVLIGLCYAELCAAMPFAGGEYHYTRRALGKFASFITGWFLIIAYSSMMPAEVIIFSKVAGSLMPEAWLEAGILTVGSYTFPPLAMIIVGVVVAVFFGLVNYIGIRISAIAQLIFTLVLFGGIAAYVIGGIPHVDMANYGGNFFEKGVAGMFMMVPIAMLAFMGFDVVPQAAEEIRSPIRKVVFLIPLSVIFVLIFYAGVFFVSAGVVPYETIAASTEEVPILPIAQKTIGTVGATIVIVAGLMGLITTLNAFMIGSSRLMLGMAREGVLPAALGKIHPKYGTPAVGIIVLTILGLFGCFFDFLLTLFQVASAAILVAYILVCISLFVLRKKEPDMERPYRMPAARLLGGLAIFGAVLAELFAVYMLIEDKEVLGTVLFFGLAMAGLLYYIFVARKKSGGISNNT
- a CDS encoding AMP-binding protein; amino-acid sequence: MADSTYWNKEMETMPPKKLQKLEEGLLKEELLYIHEHSPFYREKWGEAGVGPKDFSSMEDLGKFPFTTKDDLRKTQEALGGLGGHRCCAKEDLVRIQGTSGTTGRPLYIGLTRADADLWCELFARHAYTGGIRPGDSFINPANFTLFVGGLSESVSAEAMGFCVIPAPLGSSGLEKLFDLIIEFRPTVLFATPSATVFLAEYVKDTLKMNPRDMGFTKGFMAGEALTEEDRATIEETWGITARNYYGLADVAADLASECDALSGLHLCGAGAVTAEIIDPVTLERKELEDGVEGEIVYTTIRREATPVIRYRCRDMVRAYVEKCRCGRTSMRFHIIGRSDDMLKVKGVNVFPAAVKDVISSFIPRTTGEMRIVLNEPGPAVGTNLEIKVEYAEGVKESDLEALASEIKQTIKQKLVFSPIITMIEPQTLPRSQYKIEYFERTYEEKEK
- a CDS encoding amidohydrolase, with product MIIDFCVTPPHPDILSGFTDIPPHLAGYKRLYSGDSKEMEFLKSLSIEDFFGLMDMAGITTAVIHGEDMESTYGRKIPNEIVLELVQKHPDRFIGFIGADPHKKKRAVREIYRMARAGLRGVMIAPWEHNLFTDDKKYYPIYEACIDLDIPIWVHTSLNFSHVIPMEFGRPLILDRVAVMFPDLKIVAGHAGWPWVTEMVAVLWRHANVYADISGIRPKYMGMVETGWAPLVHYGNTLLQDKILFSTAWPLVMFHDAVGDVKNLNLKPEVQEKWFWKNTAKLLKVDVKGID